The Achromobacter pestifer genome includes a region encoding these proteins:
- a CDS encoding TolC family outer membrane protein codes for MTDNDKFFFRPALARQGMLVAAVMGALSMAGCASRGPATPAASAPATATTPAASAAPQTESGPLKLGEPTPQEDSGFGKTTPSAQMDEVAPAPAPRFDENTVFPAPASYLAQDMPAYNGAQLPDQSDPMTLDQIYMMALQNDPQMQGAYQELQAVGYGVISARAGLLPSVSGEVNRSRVRQNVVDSENTVYQTGRANWAENGWALTLNQPIFELGAYHKWRQSQEAERKEVASYAYAQQDLMLRTATAYLSVLAAQDQIDLTEAERRTTQKQKELVQARFHSGQETRVGLSEVQARLDIQDANTLLARNDYLDKQQAVQEIVGYGNLKLRPVRKDLPMTLPVPNDPQTWLRTALDQNWSIRAASAGVAVAEKEVSVQKAGYYPSVNLRASTGRNETGGSLFGGGSTVADTRFTVNLSVPIFQGGYTYGMSHAAASRLSAASSDLSLTRRKVQRQVFSSFQNIVIGIDRIKALNSSVESFELALKLKEEGFQAGLNDIVSVLDASRNLYNAKRQQAEAGYNFLLDGLKLKQAAGTLNAADIAAISQQML; via the coding sequence ATGACTGATAACGACAAGTTTTTCTTCCGTCCGGCGCTCGCGCGGCAGGGCATGCTGGTGGCGGCGGTCATGGGCGCATTGAGCATGGCGGGCTGCGCTTCGCGCGGCCCGGCGACGCCGGCGGCATCCGCGCCAGCCACTGCGACGACGCCGGCGGCTTCTGCGGCGCCGCAAACCGAAAGCGGCCCGCTCAAGCTGGGGGAGCCCACGCCCCAGGAGGATTCCGGCTTCGGCAAGACGACGCCCAGCGCCCAGATGGACGAAGTCGCGCCCGCGCCCGCGCCGCGCTTCGACGAGAACACCGTGTTCCCGGCGCCCGCGTCGTATCTGGCGCAAGACATGCCGGCGTACAACGGCGCGCAGCTGCCGGACCAGTCCGATCCCATGACGCTGGACCAGATCTACATGATGGCGCTGCAGAACGACCCGCAGATGCAGGGGGCCTACCAGGAACTGCAGGCCGTGGGCTATGGCGTGATCTCCGCGCGCGCGGGCCTTCTGCCCAGCGTGAGCGGCGAAGTCAATCGCAGCCGCGTCCGCCAGAACGTGGTCGACAGCGAAAACACCGTCTACCAGACCGGCCGCGCCAACTGGGCCGAGAATGGCTGGGCGCTGACCCTGAACCAGCCGATCTTCGAGCTGGGCGCTTATCACAAGTGGCGCCAGTCGCAGGAGGCCGAGCGCAAGGAAGTGGCCAGCTACGCCTACGCGCAGCAAGACCTGATGCTGCGCACGGCAACCGCCTATCTCAGCGTGCTGGCCGCGCAGGACCAGATCGACCTGACCGAGGCGGAGCGCCGCACTACCCAGAAGCAGAAGGAGCTGGTGCAGGCGCGCTTTCACAGCGGCCAGGAAACCCGCGTCGGCCTGAGCGAAGTGCAGGCTCGCCTGGACATCCAGGATGCCAACACATTGCTGGCAAGGAACGACTACCTGGACAAGCAGCAGGCCGTGCAGGAGATCGTCGGCTACGGCAACCTGAAGCTGCGTCCGGTGCGCAAGGACCTGCCGATGACGCTGCCGGTGCCCAACGATCCCCAGACCTGGCTGCGCACGGCGTTGGACCAGAACTGGTCGATCCGCGCGGCCTCGGCGGGTGTGGCGGTGGCGGAAAAGGAAGTGTCGGTACAGAAGGCTGGCTACTACCCCAGCGTCAATCTGCGCGCTTCCACCGGCCGCAACGAAACCGGCGGCAGCCTGTTCGGCGGCGGCAGCACGGTTGCCGACACCCGCTTCACGGTGAATCTGTCGGTGCCGATCTTTCAGGGCGGCTACACGTATGGCATGAGCCACGCGGCCGCGAGCCGCCTGAGCGCGGCTTCGTCCGACCTGAGCCTGACGCGCCGCAAAGTGCAGCGCCAGGTGTTCTCGTCGTTCCAGAACATCGTGATCGGCATCGATCGGATCAAGGCGCTGAACAGCTCGGTGGAATCGTTCGAACTGGCGCTGAAGCTCAAGGAAGAGGGCTTCCAGGCGGGGCTGAATGACATCGTCAGCGTGCTGGACGCATCGCGCAATCTGTACAACGCCAAGCGTCAACAGGCCGAGGCTGGGTACAACTTCTTGCTGGATGGGCTGAAGCTCAAGCAGGCGGCCGGCACGCTGAACGCGGCGGACATCGCGGCGATCAGCCAGCAGATGCTGTAG
- a CDS encoding SapC family protein produces MSATVFYERAVALDRAAHQDTKIQIQPDHYAFAQDTNALPIAASEFADAGRHYPIVFVGDDAGNFHVAVLLGLEDKSNLFVTELGTWKADTYVPAFARRYPFVLGTTAEADRLAVCIDESYPGVNAADGVALFEDGKETGYLTQMMEFLRVFQGEMELTKNMAQRLNELGLLTAKTITISQADGDRYLSGFWVVDEQKFAGIDDARVLELHRAGIMRLIELHRASLGNVQRLAMQLDEQRRLKAQQQDAAPVESAA; encoded by the coding sequence ATGTCAGCGACTGTGTTTTATGAACGGGCTGTGGCGCTGGATCGGGCGGCGCACCAGGACACCAAGATCCAGATTCAGCCGGATCATTACGCATTCGCGCAGGACACGAATGCTTTGCCCATCGCCGCCAGCGAGTTCGCGGATGCCGGCCGCCACTATCCCATCGTGTTCGTGGGTGACGACGCCGGTAATTTCCACGTGGCCGTGCTGCTGGGGCTGGAAGACAAGTCCAATCTGTTCGTGACCGAGCTGGGCACCTGGAAGGCCGACACCTACGTGCCCGCTTTTGCCCGTCGTTATCCCTTCGTGCTGGGCACCACGGCCGAGGCCGACCGCCTGGCCGTGTGCATCGACGAGTCCTATCCCGGCGTCAATGCCGCGGATGGCGTGGCCTTGTTCGAGGACGGCAAGGAAACCGGTTACCTGACGCAGATGATGGAATTCCTGCGGGTGTTCCAGGGCGAGATGGAACTGACCAAGAACATGGCTCAGCGCCTGAACGAGCTGGGCTTGCTCACGGCCAAGACCATCACGATTTCGCAGGCCGACGGCGACCGCTATCTGAGCGGCTTCTGGGTCGTGGACGAGCAGAAGTTTGCCGGCATCGATGACGCCCGCGTGCTCGAACTGCACCGCGCCGGCATCATGCGCCTGATCGAACTGCATCGCGCCTCGCTGGGCAACGTCCAGCGCCTGGCGATGCAGCTGGACGAGCAGCGCCGCCTGAAGGCACAGCAGCAGGACGCCGCGCCCGTCGAGTCCGCGGCCTGA
- a CDS encoding IclR family transcriptional regulator, translated as MNLESQFQVDGADAEKGSGGALARGIALLQAFSSERTRLTGRELMALTGLPKPTMFRLLTTLCEAHLLRYNEADGCYVPAAGLANLAAPVLARTSIRQLAFGPMQALADRLRAQVSLGLGHGFDLVFIELAQSKDCVTVRPSMGSRISLARTATGRAYLCALSAEKQQEYLSQLSQNDPAMAEMLRQRLAKARQDLEQRSFTVNLGDLNRQIHAVAVPLRSVPGSDEVFVINCAVPSFELQPDQLLDDVGPRLVTLARSIEAALGLPPLYAVDGFPQSADFLPTSPPPR; from the coding sequence ATGAACCTAGAGTCTCAATTTCAAGTTGATGGTGCGGATGCCGAGAAGGGCAGTGGCGGCGCGTTGGCCCGTGGCATTGCCTTGTTGCAGGCGTTCAGCTCCGAGAGGACTCGTCTGACCGGCCGGGAGCTGATGGCGCTGACGGGCTTGCCCAAGCCCACGATGTTCCGCCTGCTGACCACGCTGTGCGAGGCGCACTTGCTCCGCTACAACGAGGCGGATGGGTGCTATGTGCCCGCTGCTGGTCTGGCGAATCTGGCCGCTCCGGTGCTTGCGCGCACGTCTATTCGTCAACTGGCATTCGGTCCCATGCAAGCGCTGGCCGATCGTTTGCGGGCTCAGGTTTCACTGGGACTGGGGCACGGATTCGATCTGGTCTTTATCGAACTGGCGCAGTCCAAGGATTGCGTCACGGTTCGTCCCAGCATGGGCAGCCGTATTTCCTTGGCTCGGACCGCAACGGGACGGGCGTATCTGTGCGCCTTGTCCGCCGAAAAGCAGCAGGAATATTTGAGTCAGCTGTCTCAGAACGACCCAGCCATGGCAGAGATGTTGAGGCAGCGCCTGGCCAAGGCGCGGCAAGACCTCGAGCAGCGCAGCTTCACGGTCAACCTGGGGGACTTGAATCGCCAGATTCATGCGGTGGCGGTGCCTCTGCGCTCCGTGCCCGGTTCCGACGAGGTATTTGTCATCAACTGCGCGGTGCCCAGCTTCGAATTGCAGCCCGACCAGCTTCTGGACGATGTCGGGCCGCGCCTGGTTACGTTGGCCCGCAGCATTGAGGCCGCCTTGGGGCTGCCCCCGCTTTACGCCGTGGACGGTTTCCCTCAGTCCGCGGATTTCTTACCCACTTCCCCCCCTCCCCGATAG
- a CDS encoding acyl-CoA dehydrogenase family protein yields MRTALREDHEHYRDQVRKFVQREIAPYHQEWEKAGIVPRETWLKAGRDGLLLPAIPEEYGGGGGDFGHSIVVIEELMRVLATGPGFPLHSDIVAPYLLAYGTEEQRQRWLPPMARGEKIGAIAMTEPGTGSDLKAMRTTARRDGDHYVINGAKTFITNGSNSDLVILACKTDPEQGTRGISLIVVEAGAAGYTKGPLLEKIGLKAQDTCELFFDAVRVPVGNLLGDEGKGFGYLMHQLAQERLMVATRSPVVMEAMLEETVNYTRNRKAFGQAIFDHQATRFKLAEVKARATACRVFVDHCIALHFKQQLTSEMAAMVKLYATELQGQIVDELLQLHGGYGFMREYPIARAFVDSRVQRIYGGTSEIMKEIISRTL; encoded by the coding sequence ATGCGTACTGCGCTGCGAGAAGATCACGAGCATTACCGCGACCAGGTCCGGAAATTCGTTCAACGCGAGATCGCGCCTTATCATCAAGAATGGGAAAAAGCCGGCATCGTTCCCCGCGAAACCTGGCTCAAGGCCGGTCGCGACGGATTGCTGCTTCCTGCGATTCCGGAAGAGTACGGCGGGGGCGGCGGCGATTTCGGCCACTCGATAGTCGTGATCGAAGAGTTGATGCGCGTCCTGGCCACAGGTCCGGGCTTCCCGCTGCACTCCGACATTGTTGCGCCCTATCTGCTGGCATATGGGACCGAGGAACAGAGACAACGCTGGCTTCCACCCATGGCCCGAGGCGAGAAGATCGGCGCGATTGCAATGACCGAGCCTGGCACCGGCAGCGACCTCAAGGCCATGCGCACCACGGCGCGCAGAGATGGCGATCACTATGTGATCAACGGCGCCAAGACTTTCATCACTAATGGTTCCAACTCGGACCTGGTAATCCTCGCGTGCAAGACCGACCCGGAGCAGGGAACGCGCGGCATCAGCCTCATCGTGGTGGAAGCCGGCGCCGCGGGATACACCAAAGGTCCATTGCTGGAAAAGATCGGTCTGAAGGCGCAAGACACCTGCGAACTGTTTTTCGATGCAGTGAGAGTGCCTGTCGGCAACTTGCTGGGCGACGAAGGCAAGGGTTTCGGCTATCTCATGCATCAACTGGCGCAGGAGCGCCTGATGGTCGCCACGCGCAGTCCCGTCGTCATGGAAGCCATGTTGGAGGAGACGGTCAACTACACGCGCAATCGCAAGGCCTTTGGGCAAGCCATTTTTGATCATCAGGCCACGCGCTTCAAACTGGCTGAGGTCAAGGCCCGGGCGACCGCTTGCCGCGTGTTCGTGGACCATTGCATTGCGCTGCACTTCAAACAGCAGCTGACATCCGAGATGGCTGCGATGGTCAAGCTCTACGCCACCGAATTGCAGGGCCAGATCGTGGACGAGCTGCTGCAGTTGCACGGGGGCTATGGCTTCATGCGGGAATATCCGATTGCCCGCGCGTTTGTCGACAGCAGAGTACAGCGCATCTATGGCGGCACGTCCGAAATCATGAAGGAAATCATCAGTCGCACTCTATAA
- a CDS encoding AMP-binding protein: METYSNAIDRLAHWAMVEPDRVAVRLVDGASTTHLSYGELDARANIMAQWLLGLGLQEGDGFAFIMENQPELFALAWAARRTGLYYTPISTHLRAEEIAYVLKDCGARMVVATPQTIPLIPEASQWDGLRFVMAADAGPQPEFVPVIPVLEALQARPLPQRKVGRDFLYSSGTTGKPKGIKRPMAAYEDRFKDAYDAVVWREFFGFGRDSVYLTMAPLYHAAPLRSAMRNIDWGGSNIVASRFDAAQALQLIEQYRVTISQWVPTMMVRLLALPETVRNAADLSSMHAAIHAAAPCPPDIKRRMIDWWGPVWYEYYGGSEGVGLTALDSREWLERPGSVGRAKLGSIHIKDEQGRELPAGEQGSIYFSGTPRFSYHNDPVKTEAAYDANGWATFGDIGHVDQDGYLYISGRRVDLILSGGVNIYPQEIENVLAAHPAVADVAVIGVPHSEYGEEVKAVVLLHDASLASPQLGLALIEHCRRQISNLKCPRSVDFVSSLPRLENGKIYKRLLMNQYGRQTVVH; the protein is encoded by the coding sequence ATGGAGACATACAGCAACGCCATTGACCGGTTGGCGCATTGGGCGATGGTCGAGCCGGACCGGGTGGCAGTGCGCCTGGTGGATGGCGCAAGCACGACTCATCTGAGCTATGGAGAGCTCGATGCTCGTGCAAACATCATGGCCCAGTGGCTGCTTGGACTGGGCCTGCAAGAGGGCGACGGCTTTGCTTTCATCATGGAAAACCAGCCCGAGCTGTTTGCGCTGGCCTGGGCCGCGCGCCGAACGGGCCTGTACTACACGCCGATCAGCACCCACCTGCGCGCCGAAGAGATCGCCTATGTCCTCAAGGACTGTGGCGCGCGCATGGTGGTCGCGACGCCGCAGACCATCCCATTGATTCCGGAAGCCTCGCAATGGGACGGTTTGCGCTTTGTCATGGCCGCGGACGCGGGACCCCAGCCCGAATTCGTTCCCGTGATTCCTGTTCTGGAGGCCTTGCAGGCGAGGCCCCTGCCACAGCGCAAGGTCGGACGGGATTTTCTCTATTCCTCCGGCACCACGGGCAAACCCAAGGGCATCAAGCGCCCGATGGCAGCCTACGAAGACCGCTTCAAAGACGCCTACGACGCTGTGGTGTGGCGTGAGTTTTTCGGGTTTGGGCGCGACTCCGTCTACTTGACCATGGCGCCGCTGTATCACGCCGCGCCGTTGCGCAGCGCCATGCGCAATATCGATTGGGGCGGCAGCAATATCGTTGCCAGCCGCTTCGACGCCGCGCAGGCCCTGCAATTGATCGAGCAGTATCGCGTCACCATCAGCCAGTGGGTGCCGACCATGATGGTTCGGCTGCTGGCGCTGCCAGAGACGGTGCGCAACGCCGCGGACCTTTCCAGCATGCACGCGGCCATTCATGCCGCGGCTCCTTGTCCGCCGGACATCAAACGGCGCATGATCGATTGGTGGGGGCCGGTCTGGTATGAATACTATGGAGGCTCGGAAGGCGTGGGGCTGACGGCGCTGGACAGCCGGGAGTGGCTGGAGCGCCCGGGTTCGGTAGGCAGGGCCAAACTCGGATCGATTCACATCAAGGACGAGCAAGGGCGGGAGTTGCCCGCTGGCGAACAAGGCAGTATCTACTTTTCCGGCACGCCGCGTTTCAGCTACCACAACGATCCCGTCAAGACGGAGGCTGCCTATGACGCCAATGGCTGGGCAACGTTCGGTGACATCGGCCACGTGGACCAGGACGGCTATCTCTACATATCCGGCCGGCGCGTCGATCTGATCCTGTCGGGCGGGGTCAACATCTATCCTCAGGAAATCGAGAATGTGCTCGCGGCTCACCCGGCCGTGGCCGACGTGGCCGTCATTGGCGTGCCGCATTCCGAGTACGGCGAGGAGGTCAAGGCAGTGGTGCTCCTGCACGACGCAAGCCTGGCCAGTCCCCAGCTGGGCCTTGCGCTCATCGAACATTGCAGGCGGCAGATTTCGAACTTGAAGTGCCCGCGCAGCGTGGACTTCGTGTCATCGCTGCCGCGCTTGGAGAACGGCAAGATCTACAAGCGTCTGCTCATGAACCAGTACGGCAGGCAAACCGTTGTCCACTAA
- a CDS encoding acyl-CoA dehydrogenase family protein — MNFDLTPEQDALCDAVARICSQFDDEYWLAKDEEGGFPLELHSALAQAGWLGICIPEEYGGSGLGITEAALMMQTISQSGAGMSGASAVHMNIFGLEPVVLFGDAEQKKRMLPPLVAGKEKACFAVTEPDAGLNTTRLKTLAVRDGDHYVINGSKVFISTAQVAEKMLILARTTPLDQVKKPTEGLTLFYTDLDRRFVEARVIDKMGRKAVDTNQLFIDGLRVPVEDRIGEEGKGFQYILHGMNPERILIASEAIGLGKAALRRASHYANERIVFDRPIGKNQAIQHPLAECWMNLEAANLMMLKAADRFDRGLPCGAEANAAKFLGAEAGYQACLQAVMTHGGYGYAKEYHVERYLRESMIPRLAPISPQLILCFIAEKVLGLPKSY, encoded by the coding sequence ATGAACTTTGACCTGACACCCGAACAAGACGCGTTGTGTGATGCCGTAGCTCGAATTTGCAGCCAATTCGATGATGAATATTGGCTAGCGAAGGATGAGGAAGGCGGTTTTCCGTTGGAGCTGCACAGCGCGTTGGCGCAAGCGGGCTGGCTTGGCATCTGCATCCCGGAGGAGTACGGCGGTTCGGGTCTGGGCATTACCGAAGCGGCTCTGATGATGCAGACGATCAGCCAGTCGGGAGCGGGGATGTCAGGCGCTTCGGCCGTCCACATGAATATCTTCGGCCTGGAGCCAGTGGTGCTATTCGGGGACGCCGAACAAAAAAAACGCATGCTGCCGCCTCTGGTCGCGGGTAAGGAGAAGGCGTGTTTCGCGGTGACCGAGCCGGATGCCGGCTTAAATACGACCCGCTTGAAGACGCTGGCGGTCCGAGATGGCGATCACTACGTCATCAATGGTTCGAAAGTATTTATCTCCACCGCGCAGGTGGCGGAGAAGATGCTGATACTGGCGCGCACGACGCCGCTGGACCAGGTAAAGAAGCCCACCGAAGGTCTGACCTTGTTCTACACCGACCTGGATCGCCGTTTTGTCGAGGCGCGCGTCATCGACAAGATGGGGCGCAAGGCGGTGGACACCAACCAGCTATTCATTGATGGGCTGAGGGTCCCGGTAGAGGACCGCATCGGCGAGGAAGGCAAGGGCTTTCAATACATCCTGCACGGAATGAATCCGGAGCGCATCTTGATTGCATCGGAGGCGATCGGCTTGGGCAAGGCTGCGCTGCGGCGCGCCTCCCATTACGCCAATGAGCGCATCGTGTTCGACCGGCCCATCGGCAAGAACCAGGCCATTCAGCACCCTCTCGCGGAGTGCTGGATGAATCTGGAAGCCGCAAATCTGATGATGTTGAAAGCCGCGGACAGATTCGACCGCGGCCTGCCTTGCGGCGCCGAAGCCAATGCCGCCAAGTTCCTGGGCGCGGAGGCGGGCTATCAGGCATGTTTGCAAGCCGTCATGACGCATGGCGGCTATGGCTATGCCAAGGAATACCACGTTGAACGCTACCTGCGTGAAAGCATGATTCCCCGGCTGGCGCCCATCAGTCCACAGCTGATCCTGTGCTTCATCGCCGAGAAAGTACTGGGATTGCCAAAGTCCTACTGA
- a CDS encoding acetyl-CoA C-acetyltransferase, whose product MSDALIFDAIRTPRGKGKPGGGALYETKPIDLVMTLLDALRQRNTLDPSRVDDLIMGVSSAVGDQGSCLPRIAALSGAGGWEHVPGMALQRFCGAGLEAVNMAAEKVKSGWHSLIAAGGVESMSRLGLGASGGAWIYDPATSMRINYVPQGYAADMLAALNGLDREQLDAYALRSQKLAARASEAGHFNRSLVPVRDFNGLPVLSSDEYVRGDTSIESLAALKPAFGGASAAANLTVARQRYPQLHQIPAVHTAGSSSGIVDGAALVLVGTEQVQRDLGLRPRARVLGTGLCTVEATLMLTGPVPATLKALAKAGLTADQIDLFEVNEAFAAVPLYFAKELSVPLEKINVNGGSIAMGHPIGATGAMLIGTLIDELERRQLRYGVATLCVAGGMGVATVIERV is encoded by the coding sequence ATGTCCGACGCACTGATATTTGACGCCATTCGCACCCCCAGAGGCAAAGGCAAGCCAGGAGGAGGGGCACTTTATGAGACGAAGCCTATCGATTTGGTCATGACCTTGCTGGACGCCCTGCGCCAGCGCAACACCCTGGATCCGTCGCGCGTGGATGACCTGATCATGGGCGTCAGTTCCGCAGTGGGAGATCAGGGTTCTTGCCTGCCCCGGATCGCCGCGCTGTCTGGCGCGGGAGGCTGGGAACATGTTCCTGGCATGGCGCTTCAACGCTTTTGCGGAGCGGGTCTTGAAGCGGTGAACATGGCTGCCGAAAAGGTGAAATCGGGTTGGCACAGCCTGATCGCGGCGGGGGGAGTCGAGTCCATGTCACGGCTCGGGCTGGGCGCCAGCGGCGGCGCGTGGATCTACGATCCGGCCACCAGCATGCGCATCAACTACGTCCCCCAGGGTTACGCGGCCGACATGCTGGCAGCCCTCAATGGCCTTGACCGCGAGCAGCTCGACGCCTACGCCTTGCGATCGCAAAAGTTGGCGGCCAGAGCGAGCGAAGCTGGCCACTTCAACCGCTCTCTTGTCCCTGTACGGGATTTCAACGGCTTGCCGGTCCTGAGCAGCGACGAGTATGTGCGCGGCGATACGTCGATAGAAAGCCTGGCCGCTCTGAAGCCAGCCTTTGGCGGCGCGTCCGCCGCGGCGAACCTTACCGTCGCCCGCCAGCGATACCCGCAGCTGCATCAGATCCCGGCCGTCCACACCGCCGGCTCTTCGTCCGGCATTGTGGATGGCGCTGCCCTCGTGCTTGTGGGAACCGAACAGGTCCAGCGCGACCTCGGCTTGCGTCCGCGCGCCCGAGTTCTGGGAACCGGCCTGTGCACGGTCGAAGCAACGTTGATGCTGACCGGGCCTGTCCCCGCCACCCTCAAGGCCCTGGCAAAGGCAGGCCTGACCGCGGACCAGATCGACCTGTTCGAGGTCAACGAGGCTTTTGCCGCGGTCCCCCTGTACTTCGCCAAGGAACTCAGTGTTCCGCTGGAAAAAATCAACGTCAACGGCGGCTCCATCGCCATGGGACATCCGATCGGCGCTACCGGCGCCATGCTCATCGGCACGCTCATCGACGAGTTGGAGCGCCGCCAGCTGCGCTATGGCGTGGCCACTCTCTGTGTTGCGGGCGGCATGGGTGTCGCTACCGTGATTGAACGCGTTTAA